From the genome of Haloplanus natans DSM 17983:
ACCTGAGTTTCAGCCGCTTTGCTCGTGAACGGTGAAGAGAGTGCCTCTACTGAATGTCAGCAACGAAGGATTTCAACAAGGCCGTTATCGCCTTCGGGTGGTTAGGACGTGATTCTGTCCTACGAATTTCTGGAAGCAGAGTAGAGATACTTCGACGAACCGGAGTGGTAGGAAGAGACGAAACGGGTAGTGACTGCATTACCGCCCCTTACCCGTTCATTCAGTTAATTGTTGGCTCATATCTCGAGTCGATGTTTAGTTGTCGAATGTCATTCCGTAGCTCCACTCTCGTAATTGCCCCTTCACCTCGTCGAGATGGTCGGGTCCGACCATCACCAGCGCCTCCCGAGGGTTCGTCAGCGACACGTCGTCATCGAAGCGGTCTTCGAGTTCGCGCTGTGCCTCGCGTTCTCCGTCCTTCGTCTCCTTCTGCAGGAACAGTGGGGCCGGTTGCGACCGTCTTGAACGCCCTTTCGCCGGAATTTGTACGGAATCTGCATCTGCCGCTGACCCCGTTATCTGGACTCGGTCTCGTTCGACTCGTCGTCACTTGACGACTGCCGGTCGCGCTCGGTCGACCCCTTGGGTTTCGAGTTCATTTTGTCTGACTCCTCGATGTCGTCAGCGAACGTGGTTGACTCGCCAGAGGCGCTGATACGGCAAATTACTGCAAAGTTGGTCGATACCCCTCACGAGATTGATGTCGACGATGTCCTTGACGCCTTGGCTCTGGCGGTCGCTTCGGCAGGATTTCCGAATCAACGTCAGTCGTTGCCTTCAGATCCCCCTGATGATGCCGCCAGTCTGCCGATGCAGATCGTATACCGGCCGGATCAGCCATTCGACGGCACGTAAGCCAGTCATCGTGGTAGATTAGTCCAGGTTACTGGTCCACTCTTCCGATGACTCAGAATGGATTCTCAAATTTCGTCTTGGTCAGTGGCACTGCCCCCTCGTTCACTGCTTGTTCGACCGCGTCCTGATCCTTCATAAGAAAGCAGTTATAGCCGTTCACGCTCCGTCGAATGACCGACTCTTTGAAGATGTTTTCCGGGTGGCTCGTGTACTTTTTCACGACGACAGCGAATTCCTCTGTCGCGTCGACCACAGTGAGACCGTAGCCTTGATCGGATAGAAAGGATCGGAGTGTCTCGAAATCGTCTCGTGGGACTTCGAATCGGTATTGCTGGTTGTTGTAGTAGGATTTCAAACGGTCGAACACATCTTCCCCGTCGAAGTAGTGCTTGAACAGATACACCCCATCGACCTCAAAGACGTTGACTCGTTCGTCCCCTGCCCGGTGGAACGAATTCATCAACTGTCTCGTAGGATGGCATCACAGTTGAGTATTCGTACCAACTCGAAAACCATTCTCTCGCGGCTCTGCAGAAGTTGAGACTGGTTTTCTCAATGCATATGGCTCGTCTCTCGGTACGTCCACGGATTAGTGAGGCGGGGAAAGACTTACCTATGAATAGAACCAATACTATGAATGATGAGTAAGTCAGAACGCTCAGATAACTCTGAAAAGGAAGTCGTTGCTGTCACCAAGCACGGTCAGGCGACCATTCCGAAGCGGTTCCGCGAGAAGCTCGGGATCGAGGCTCCCGGAAAGGTGCTGTTCCGGGAGACCGAGGGCGGCGAGGTGATCGTCGAACACGTCCGCTCGCCGGGTGAGATGCGCGGCTTTGCCGCCCGCAGCGAAGCGTCCACCGACAGGCCCGCGACCGAGATCCTCCAAGAGAAGCGCGAACAGGATCGAGAGGAACGTGACGCGCAGTTCCCCTCGGAGGAGTGACGGTGGTCCCTGACAGCGTCGTCTTTGACGCTGAGCCGCTGATCGCACACGCTGATGATGAACCCGGGAGCGACGTGGTTGAGGAGTATCTCGACGCAGTCGCCGTCGAGGACACCGCCGGCTACGCCAGCTGCGTGAACCTCGCCGAAATCCGCTATACTATCGCCCGGAAGTACGACCGGACCACCGCTGACGAGTATCTCGACTGGCTCACCGATCTCGGAAT
Proteins encoded in this window:
- a CDS encoding AbrB/MazE/SpoVT family DNA-binding domain-containing protein, producing the protein MSKSERSDNSEKEVVAVTKHGQATIPKRFREKLGIEAPGKVLFRETEGGEVIVEHVRSPGEMRGFAARSEASTDRPATEILQEKREQDREERDAQFPSEE
- a CDS encoding PIN domain-containing protein, yielding MTVVPDSVVFDAEPLIAHADDEPGSDVVEEYLDAVAVEDTAGYASCVNLAEIRYTIARKYDRTTADEYLDWLTDLGIETMAVGDSWQEASEYILRYNPALGDSFALATAEEVEATLLVGGDDDYDEVSEVPLERFRDGSA